One window of Ziziphus jujuba cultivar Dongzao chromosome 5, ASM3175591v1 genomic DNA carries:
- the LOC107420825 gene encoding uncharacterized methyltransferase At1g78140, chloroplastic: MATVIGNLSPILLPIRLGNSGRCLVKTYKPIFKRNLAVNVRASSTSSTAFVETKPPTGPVLVENEVSSSSSSKKKHILACPICFDLLSWRSDPVVSVDSISGSSLQCSTCKKTYFGNETHLDLTAASGAKNYGESMPASTELFRTPLVSFLYERGWRQSFSVWGGFPGPEGEFELTKDFLKPVLGGNIVDASCASGLFSRLFAKSGLFSLVVALDYSESMLQQCYEFIKQEDDFPKESIVLVRADISRLPFVSSSIDAVHAGAALHCWPSPSAAVAEISRVLRPGGVFVATTYILDGPFAFVPFLRTARQNIRQISGSKIFLSERELEDLCRAGGLVGFKCVRNRAFVMISATKPS; encoded by the exons ATGGCCACGGTGATTGGCAATCTCTCACCGATTTTGCTTCCTATTCGACTCGGTAACTCGGGGCGTTGCCTGGTGAAGACCTATAAGCCGATTTTCAAACGCAATCTCGCCGTTAACGTTCGAgcttcttctacttcttctaCCGCTTTCGTTGAAACCAAGCCTCCTACC GGTCCTGTCTTAGTGGAAAACGAggtcagcagcagcagcagcagcaagaAGAAGCATATTTTAGCTTGTCCTATATGTTTTGACCTCTTGTCGTGGAGAAGTGATCCGGTCGTATCAGt AGATTCCATATCTGGGTCTAGTTTACAATGTAGCACTTGCAAGAAGACTTACTTTGGCAACGAGACCCATCTTGATCTGACAGCTGCAAGTGGAGCTAAGAACTATGGCGAATCAATGCCAGCTTCCACAGAACTTTTCAG GACCCCATTGGTATCATTTCTCTATGAGAGGGGATGGCGCCAAAGCTTTTCTGTATGGGGTGGTTTTCCTGGCCCAGAGGGAGAG TTTGAGCTGACTAAGGATTTCCTAAAGCCGGTCTTAGGTGGAAACATTGTTGATGCAAGTTGTGCGAGTGGGTTGTTCTCAAGACTTTTTGCCAAGAGTGGACTTTTTTCTCTTGTTGTTGCTCTCGATTACTCAGAAAGCATGCTGCAGCAGTGCTATGAATTCATTAAGCAGGAAGACGACTTTCCAAAAGA gaGCATAGTTTTGGTCAGGGCTGATATATCTAGGCTTCCATTTGTTTCAAGTTCTATTGATGCTGTGCATGCTGGTGCTGCTTTACACTGTTGGCCTTCACCATCAGCAGCT GTGGCTGAAATTAGTCGAGTTTTGCGGCCTGGTGGAGTGTTTGTTGCAACTACCTACATACTTGATGGACCTTTTGCTTTTGTCCCATTTTTGAGAACTGCACGCCAG AATATAAGGCAAATATCAGGGAGTAAAATCTTCCTCTCTGAACGTGAATTGGAAGATCTTTGCAGGGCTGGTGGGCTAGTTGGTTTCAAATGTGTAAGGAATAGGGCTTTTGTGATGATTTCTGCTACAAAGCCCAGTTAA